The following proteins are co-located in the Solea solea chromosome 21, fSolSol10.1, whole genome shotgun sequence genome:
- the hbae5 gene encoding hemoglobin, alpha embryonic 5: MSLTDNDIATIKAIWPKIAKVANEIGPDSLARMLRIYPQTKIYFSHWSDLSIDSTKVKEHGVVIMKGLSLAVEKINDMTNGLQDLSQKHAFQMRVDPGNFKLLSQCIHVVLAKRFKAEYTPEVHLAMDKFLSKVALALAEKYR, from the exons ATGAGTCTCACCGACAACGACATAGCCACCATCAAGGCCATCTGGCCCAAAATCGCCAAGGTGGCGAATGAAATTGGTCCAGATTCTCTGGCCAG GATGCTGCGCATCTACCCCCAGACCAAGATCTACTTCTCCCACTGGTCAGACCTGAGCATCGACTCCACCAAGGTCAAGGAGCACGGCGTGGTGATCATGAAAGGCCTGAGCTTGGCCGTGGAGAAGATAAACGACATGACCAACGGTCTGCAGGACCTCAGCCAGAAGCACGCCTTCCAGATGAGAGTGGACCCGGGAAACTTCAAG TTGCTGTCCCAGTGCATTCACGTGGTGCTCGCCAAGAGGTTCAAGGCAGAGTACACTCCTGAGGTTCACCTCGCCATGGACAAGTTCCTGAGCAAAGTGGCCCTGGCCCTCGCTGAGAAATACCGTTAA
- the lcmt1 gene encoding leucine carboxyl methyltransferase 1, whose product MAAQKPFTDSDTADEAVRATCDDATICKRFATSKGYWKDPYIQYFVRSVGERKAPEINRGYYARVQGVNQLLDAFIRKTECDCQVINLGAGLDTTFWRLKDENLLPRKFFEVDFPTIVARKIHNIKTKPPLSKPIIETHSTDSLLLDSHSLDSDRYCIIGADLRNIANMEERLKKFQLNTELPTLLLSECVLVYITPSQSSNLVHWAAETFHTAMFINYEQVNMSDRFGQVMIENLQRRQCTLAGVEVCQSLDSQKERFLKTGWEHADALDMMTVYSMLPQEDVARIERLEFLDERELLQQLLQHYSICWATKDKLNLGLSHLTF is encoded by the exons ATGGCAGCCCAGAAACCTTTCACAGACTCGGACACTGCGGATGAAGCAGTGAGAGCGACGTGTGACGATGCAACCATATGTAAAAG GTTTGCGACCAGTAAAGGTTACTGGAAGGACCCGTATATCCAATACTTTGTGAGATCGGTCGGAGAGAGGAAGGCTCCAGAAATCAACAGAG GTTACTACGCCCGCGTTCAAGGGGTGAACCAGCTTCTTGATGCGTTTATAAGGAAAACAGAGTGCGACTGTCAAGTCATCAACCTGGGAGCTGGACTGGACACCACGTTTTGGAGGCTAAAG GATGAAAACCTGCTGCCGCGGAAGTTCTTTGAGGTGGATTTTCCCACGATCGTGGCCAggaaaatacacaatataaa GACGAAGCCTCCACTGTCCAAACCCATCATTGAAACCCACTCGACCGACTCGTTACTGCTCg aTTCTCACAGCCTGGACTCAGACCGTTACTGCATCATCGGCGCAGACCTCAGAAACATCGCTAACATGGAGGAGAGACTGAAGAAGTTCCAGCTCAACACAGA ATTACCGACGTTGCTCCTGTCAGAGTGTGTGCTCGTCTACATTACGCCGTCACAGTCCTCTAACCTGGTCCACTGGGCGGCAGAGACGTTCCACACCGCCATGTTCATCAACTATGAACAG GTGAACATGAGCGATCGATTTGGTCAGGTGATGATCGAGAACCTGCAGCGACGCCAGTGCACGCTGGCGGGAGTAGAGGTCTGCCAGTCCCTGGACTCTCAG AAGGAGCGTTTTCTCAAGACGGGCTGGGAACACGCCGACGCTCTGGACATGATGACCGTCTACAGTATGCTCCCTCAGGAGGACGTGGCAAG AATCGAGCGGCTGGAGTTTCTGGACGAGAGGGAGCTGCTGCAACAACTTCTTCAACACTACAGCATCTGCTGGGCCACCAAGGACAAGCTCAACCTgg GTCTGTCACATTTGACCTTCTGA
- the LOC131448641 gene encoding aquaporin-8-like codes for MLDVHVCPLRTVSVMAHICEPHQSSNPEFSPGKVRRMSGAESNKTLEVLSVSEDEEQVMQSRGLVFQRYVQPCVAELLGTCLFVFVGCASVVGDTGTAGVLQPAVAHGLALGTLITVFGQISGGHLNPVVSLSVYLCGGMKLVLLLPYVTAQMLGAMIGAGLVKVAFPAVSYAAVHGAAFEPSVGDVGKATLAEVMMSTCLTTVVCMTAVNQRTKTPWAPFCIGLTVTANILAGGVLSGACMNPARAFGPAVAAGHWNHHWIYWVGPTCGALLTVCFVRFLFGDQNTRVVLK; via the exons ATGTTGGACGTGCATGTGTGTCCTCTGAGGACCGTGTCAGTGATGGCTCATATATGTGAACCTCATCAGTCCTCAAACCCTGAGTTCAGTCCAGGGAAAGTCAGAAGAATGTCAGGAGCAGAGAGTAATAAGACGCTGGAGGTTCTGAGCGTgagtgaggatgaggagcaggtgATGCAGAGCAGAGGTTTGGTTTTTCAGCGTTACGTGCAACCGTGTGTGGCCGAGCTGCTCGGGACCTGCCTGTTTGTCTTCGTGGGCTGTGCTTCGGTCGTCGGGGACACGGGGACAGCGGGCGTCCTGCAGCCGGCTGTGGCTCATGGACTCGCTCTGGGGACGCTCATCACTGTGTTTGGACAAATCAG tGGTGGACATCTGAACCCTGTGGTGTCTCTGAGTGTTTACCTGTGTGGAGGGATGAAGCTcgtgctgctgcttccttacgTCACCGCTCAGATGTTGGGAGCGATGATCGGAGCTGGTTTGGTTAAG GTCGCGTTCCCCGCCGTGTCGTACGCCGCGGTCCACGGGGCGGCTTTTGAGCCCAGCGTCGGTGACGTCGGCAAAGCCACGTTAGCAGAAGTGATGATGAGCACGTGCCTCACCACAGTGGTGTGTATGACGGCCGTCAACCAACGAACCAAAACACCGTGGGCTCCTTTCTGCATCGGCCTCACGGTCACGGCCAACATCCTGGCAGG AGGAGTTCTCTCCGGAGCCTGTATGAACCCTGCTCGGGCCTTTGGCCCCGCAGTCGCTGCCGGTCACTGGAACCATCACTGGATTTACTGGGTCGGACCCACATGTGGTGCCCTGCTCACAGTCTGCTTTGTCAG GTTCTTGTTTGGTGACCAGAATACTCGAGTTGTCCTAAAGTGA
- the LOC131448086 gene encoding aquaporin-8-like: MGVERLGTDDTGNTLMEKERTWTESSPRPVNKYERVYQPCVAELVGTMFFVFIGCVSVIENVPAAGRLQPALVHGLAVAVMVASMEKISGSHFNPPFTIAIYLCGGMELMMVVPYIMCQLIGGVLGAGMAKLMTPAERYNNATGAAFDILTSEKQLYKAIFGEVAMTCLVTMVLLLVAVNGKTKTPHGPFLVGCSVIISILAGADVSGACLNPARAFGPAVMMNYWNYHWVYWAGPLGGGLVATALVRLILGDKKIRVIMKS, from the exons ATGGGAGTCGAGAGACTGGGAACTGACGACACAGGCAACACTCTCATGGAGAAGGAGAGGACGTGGACAGAGTCCAGTCCTCGTCCTGTCAACAAATATGAGAGAGTGTACCAGCCCTGTGTGGCTGAACTCGTGGGCACCATGTTCTTTGTTTTCATCGGCTGTGTGTCAGTCATCGAGAACGTTCCTGCAGCCGGACGCTTACAGCCGGCGCTGGTGCACGGACTGGCCGTGGCAGTGATGGTGGCTTCCATGGAGAAGATCAG tGGCTCCCACTTCAATCCTCCCTTCACTATTGCCATCTACCTGTGTGGAGGCATGGAGCTGATGATGGTCGTACCGTATATCATGTGTCAGCTCATCGGAGGAGTTCTTGGAGCTGGAATGGCCAAG ttgaTGACACCAGCAGAGCGCTACAACAATGCTACAGGAGCAGCGTTTGACATCCTCACGTCAGAGAAGCAGCTGTACAAAGCCATCTTTGGGGAAGTGGCCATGACCTGTTTGGTCACCATGGTGCTCCTTCTAGTGGCCGTGAATGGAAAAACCAAAACCCCACACGGGCCTTTTCTAGTGGGCTGCTCTGTCATCATCAGCATCCTGGCAgg GGCCGATGTTTCTGGAGCTTGTCTGAACCCGGCTAGAGCTTTTGGTCCAGCTGTGATGATGAACTACTGGAATTATCACTGGGTTTACTGGGCTGGACCCTTAGGAGGAGGACTGGTGGCCACAGCACTCGTCAG acTCATTCTTGGTGATAAAAAGATAAGAGTCATcatgaaatcataa